The window ggatctggatctCAAACGTGTAGAGCCGAAACCGGACCCTGACCCTAAGGTAATGGATCCAAATCCAACCTGGATCCATAGGGTCCAAAATTAGGTGGACCTAGACTCTTTAAATTAGGGTCGAGTCAGTTCTAGACTCTTAGGGTCCAAGACTCATGCCCATCCCTAGTAACGACAATTAAAAACGAAGGAAAGTATATTTTtgaaacttttattttaaaaaaaatatttattatgttaattttgATGAGTCTTcctttaaattcttttatattagaAGTATCATTTTGTGAGGCCAAAAAAGTGGGTTTTGAGAAGCCAAAATTTTATACTTTTCTAAAATGTATTCTTACAAGGGAATTAGGGGTATGAATCAAGTAAAATTGGATGTCTCTATTGTGACAAGTACTAATTGTGTAGCTTGAGCCTAAATAAATAAGtaagtttattaaaaaaaattattttagattatttttaaaatgtttagcTTGAGtctaaataaaataagtaaaaaaaactttacaaaaatataacatattatggaaCCTCAACCATCAAACACATTGTACTATGTCTAGCTCCTTGCTGAACCTctaagttttatgttttttattagagtatataacatattacgagatcttgattatgatttaaatttttaattgaattaatttcTTGGGACTGAGTTTCTAACTATAatgataatggaataatggtTTCAGCGGGAACTAGTATTCCTATAACAGAATTAGACTCGAAAGTAGTAGCAAAGTATATGGAGGATGTAAGAGAAAAAGCTCAAGCAATCTTTCTACATTATAAGAGGCTTTATAAACCTGGCGAGGTAACCACTTCATAGTCTTTAGTTCCCTTCGTTGCATTGTGTTGCATCGTGTTTTCATAGGTTGTTGTATGAGGTGGTTTAAGGTCggacttaaaattttaagagtctgtagcaaaaaaaatattgtgcGCCGTACttataaatatagattaataacTATAAAATTTATAGGAAATGATATGTACAACTTTAAGGATTGTATATAAGAAAGAATTTTGTTCACAGGTTAAAAAGCCTATCTCATCTCATACATATTATTAGAATGTAAACTCCTTGTTTGAGGTTGTCTAACTGAGAggcggtctctcacaagagtagctcttGTGTTTTTATCATCTCAACTCATTTATATTACTCTTACGGCTCATTTGGTCATCAGTTTTAAGTTGTTGGAATAGGGATGAATAGTTAatgttattttgttaaaaaaatcttTCAATAAGTTTAATGATTGTGTTTATTCTGcttcatatatttaattttacttataaaattaatttcaatgtgTTATAGGTGAAGTTTGAGACCTTGCTGCTTGAATATGAAAATATCTCGGCCGGACTTGTAGACTATGTAAGAAAATCAAGTGTAAGAAGCTTAGTGCTCGGATCTGAATCACTTAATCGGATTTGGAGGTATATATAGACTCATTATTCTCTTTATCGTTTTGTCTACCAATGGTGACTAACATTTTATTTGGTTATTTGTATAAAATActgaaaatgataatgaaaatttaatgtaGTTTACTTAAGGAAATTAATATGTAAGATTCATTATTATACTTCAtctgttttaattattttttttttaagatttactGAAAATTGCGTAGAAAAATACATATTTGAGAATTAGAGgttaattatcaattatcataaaaataataacacatTTTATGAAATCAATTACCATAAAACTCATTTTCACTATCAGTTCTTTTTTAAGGATTCAACTTAATCAAAagcattaataaataattttagccctagaatatgttatatatttcatCACACCACCTCATATAATAGTTCGTTTTACGCTAAAAAGTGTAAATGCAACATAATTCCGTTTCTATACATATAGCGCTAGATATTTCACTTGAAATAAAAGCTTAATAAGATTCAATTACGTGACATTTCATTATaatgtgtcccattttcttttatggtcaagtcatcttaattgttctatttttatttttagtatgggtttttgacttttatgctcttagtagctttatcctattttcaattatacccttcattatccatactaattttcctccattaaaaacccataataccactctctttcctaccttTAGTGTCCTACTTTTAACTCTtctttaaaatccgtaaaaagtcaaatgagactcttaagatgaatagaagggagtaaaTTACTTGATCTGTATTGCTAAATTGTGGTGATTCGAGGGCTGTTCTTTGTCGAGGGAAAGCACCCATGCCGTTGTCTGTAGACCATAAAGTATGTCATTAGCTGCtttcgtttttcttctaatatTTGGTTTTTTGCTTTATTTGGCTCCAGAATTTCGTAAGGCTAATTACATCATATACTTTCTAGCCTGATCGAAAAGATGAATGGGATAGGATAGAAGCTGCTGATGGCAAAGTCATACAGTGGAATGGATATCGTGTTTTTGGTGATCTTGCTATGTCGAGATCAATCGGTAAGCATTTTTAAATAGAAAGGCTAAACTGGGTTCATCGTTGATTTCTGTGTATGATAGTGCAAGAACAataccctttttttttaatttgaaaagaaCCTACAAATC of the Amaranthus tricolor cultivar Red isolate AtriRed21 chromosome 6, ASM2621246v1, whole genome shotgun sequence genome contains:
- the LOC130815614 gene encoding probable protein phosphatase 2C 6 is translated as MSPWVGSGSQTSGTSIPITELDSKVVAKYMEDVREKAQAIFLHYKRLYKPGEVKFETLLLEYENISAGLVDYVRKSSVRSLVLGSESLNRIWRSVLLNCGDSRAVLCRGKAPMPLSVDHKPDRKDEWDRIEAADGKVIQWNGYRVFGDLAMSRSIGDRYLKPWIIPDPEVTIVQRAKDDDCLILASDGLWDVLSNEEACDAARRRILLWHKKNGANITPDRGNSVDLAAQAAADYLSKLALQKGSKDNITVIVVDLKPHRKLKTKT